A DNA window from Gillisia sp. Hel1_33_143 contains the following coding sequences:
- a CDS encoding ABC transporter ATP-binding protein codes for MDNLLVAENVSKHFGEFTALNNVSITIPTKSIFGLLGPNGAGKTTLIRIINQITMPDSGRVLLDGKPLSPSDVSLIGYLPEERGLYKSMKVGEQALYLARLKGLSKAQAKERLEYWFKRLDITHWWDKKIQELSKGMAQKVQFVITVLHEPKLLIFDEPFSGFDPVNADLIKNEILKLREDGATILFSTHRMESVEELCDYMALIHKSNKLLDGKVSDIKRAYKSNTFEVGIHPRDEAILLQELNSNFKVGKAHFKSITEDLKLSIQLKPEESANDLLQYLISRGTVNHFVEVIPSVNDIFIKTVTTNA; via the coding sequence ATGGATAATCTTCTGGTAGCAGAAAATGTTTCTAAACATTTTGGAGAATTTACTGCGCTAAATAATGTTTCTATTACCATTCCTACTAAAAGTATATTTGGATTACTAGGTCCTAATGGAGCCGGTAAAACAACACTCATTAGAATCATCAATCAGATAACCATGCCAGATAGTGGTAGGGTATTGCTTGATGGGAAACCTCTAAGCCCATCAGACGTAAGTCTTATAGGCTATTTGCCGGAAGAGCGAGGCTTGTATAAATCTATGAAGGTGGGTGAACAGGCTTTATATTTAGCAAGGTTGAAAGGTCTTTCAAAAGCTCAAGCTAAAGAAAGGCTGGAGTATTGGTTTAAGAGACTAGATATAACACATTGGTGGGATAAAAAAATTCAGGAACTATCTAAGGGGATGGCTCAAAAAGTACAATTTGTAATTACAGTACTACATGAACCTAAATTATTGATATTTGATGAACCTTTTAGCGGTTTTGATCCTGTAAATGCAGATCTTATTAAAAATGAGATCCTTAAGTTGAGAGAAGATGGAGCTACTATTCTATTTTCTACCCATAGAATGGAAAGCGTAGAAGAACTTTGTGATTATATGGCTTTAATTCACAAGTCTAATAAACTGCTGGATGGAAAAGTAAGTGATATTAAACGAGCTTATAAGTCTAATACCTTTGAAGTAGGAATTCATCCTAGAGACGAGGCTATATTGTTACAAGAACTAAATAGCAACTTCAAAGTTGGAAAAGCACATTTTAAGAGTATTACAGAAGACTTGAAATTGAGTATACAGCTAAAGCCCGAAGAATCTGCGAATGATCTTTTGCAATACTTGATCTCCAGAGGTACCGTAAATCATTTTGTGGAGGTAATTCCTTCTGTTAACGATATTTTCATTAAAACCGTCACCACGAATGCATAA
- a CDS encoding ABC transporter permease encodes MHNLKLILEREYLARVRNKTFIVMTFLSPLILVGMICLIAYLSMLNNNEVHTMAIKDDSGLFENDFKDSEDVNYVNLSDLSLEEAKASAAKNEYYGLLFIPDVQDNRELAGSIEFFSKESPSLSNLRHIERNIKEKLTNRELISRGVDISEIESAETVVDIQVQNFEGRRTSKMSNYIKMFFGGAAGYLLMMFIIIYGNMVMRSVIEEKTNRIIEIIVSSVKPIQLMLGKILGTSLAGITQFAIWVVLGGVLLVAASYFTGMDLVSGPSQAQEGLDKMSGSEMQQLLLDVSNLPITSLLIFFVIYFLGGYFLYSAIYAAIGAAVDSETDTQQFMFPIILPLMLAIYVGFFSVIENPHGTVSTIFSMIPLTSPIVMLMRIPFGVQWYELAISIAILIITNIGVLWLAAKIYRVGILMYGKKPTYKELYKWLKY; translated from the coding sequence ATGCATAATTTAAAGCTCATCCTTGAACGCGAATATCTAGCTAGAGTTAGAAACAAGACTTTCATTGTCATGACATTTCTAAGCCCATTAATACTAGTGGGTATGATCTGTTTAATTGCTTATTTAAGCATGCTCAATAATAATGAGGTTCATACCATGGCTATTAAAGATGATAGTGGGTTATTTGAAAATGATTTTAAAGACAGTGAAGATGTTAATTATGTAAACCTTTCAGATCTATCACTAGAAGAAGCTAAAGCGAGTGCTGCTAAGAACGAATACTATGGTCTCCTTTTTATTCCTGATGTTCAGGATAATCGCGAATTAGCAGGTTCTATTGAATTTTTCTCTAAAGAATCTCCCTCTTTAAGTAACCTTAGACATATAGAGCGCAACATAAAAGAAAAATTAACCAATAGAGAGCTTATTTCTAGAGGAGTAGATATTTCTGAAATTGAATCTGCAGAAACTGTAGTAGATATACAAGTTCAAAATTTTGAAGGAAGGAGAACTTCAAAGATGTCTAATTATATAAAGATGTTCTTTGGTGGCGCAGCAGGATATTTGTTAATGATGTTCATTATAATCTACGGGAATATGGTGATGCGAAGCGTAATAGAAGAAAAGACCAATAGAATTATAGAGATTATTGTTTCTTCTGTAAAGCCAATTCAGCTAATGCTTGGAAAAATACTTGGAACTTCTTTAGCAGGGATTACCCAATTCGCAATTTGGGTAGTTTTAGGAGGAGTGCTGCTTGTTGCAGCTTCTTACTTTACCGGGATGGATCTTGTTTCGGGACCATCTCAGGCGCAGGAAGGACTCGATAAGATGTCTGGTTCGGAAATGCAGCAATTATTATTAGATGTTAGTAATCTGCCAATTACTAGTCTATTAATTTTCTTCGTAATCTATTTCTTAGGAGGCTATTTTTTATATAGTGCTATTTATGCGGCTATTGGTGCTGCTGTAGATTCAGAAACAGATACGCAACAATTTATGTTTCCAATAATATTACCACTTATGTTGGCCATCTACGTGGGTTTCTTCTCGGTTATAGAAAATCCTCATGGTACAGTTTCCACCATTTTTTCTATGATTCCGCTTACCTCTCCTATCGTAATGCTAATGAGAATTCCTTTTGGAGTACAGTGGTATGAGCTAGCAATATCTATAGCAATATTAATAATTACCAATATTGGTGTCTTGTGGTTAGCAGCAAAGATCTATAGAGTAGGAATATTGATGTATGGTAAAAAGCCCACTTATAAAGAGCTTTATAAATGGCTTAAATATTAA
- a CDS encoding sigma-54-dependent transcriptional regulator: MAKILVIEDEAAIRRVLIKILSEENSTYEVDEAEDGLIGTEKVKDEDYDLVLCDIKMPKMDGIEVLEAIKKIKPEVPVVMISGHGDLDTAVNTMKLGAFDYISKPPDLNRLLNTVRNALDRKELVVENSRLKKKVGKNYQMIGESPSISKIKEIIEKVAPTDARVLITGPNGTGKELVAHWLHQKSDRSNGPMVEVNCAAIPSELIESELFGHVKGAFTSANKDRAGKFEAANGGTIFLDEIGDMSLSAQAKVLRALQENKISRVGSDKDIKVNVRVVAATNKDLKKEIEENRFREDLYHRLAVILVKVPALNERRDDIPLLVDFFSDKIAEEHGSNKKDFTKPAIDLLKEYDYTGNIRELRNVVERLIILGGKEVTEEDVKLFASKL; the protein is encoded by the coding sequence ATGGCGAAAATATTAGTTATAGAAGATGAAGCTGCTATTCGCAGAGTTTTAATTAAAATTCTATCAGAAGAAAATAGTACTTACGAGGTAGATGAAGCTGAAGATGGTCTTATTGGAACAGAGAAAGTAAAAGATGAAGATTATGATCTGGTGCTATGCGATATCAAAATGCCAAAAATGGATGGTATTGAAGTATTGGAAGCTATCAAAAAAATTAAACCTGAAGTTCCTGTGGTAATGATATCTGGCCATGGAGATCTAGATACAGCGGTAAATACCATGAAATTAGGTGCTTTTGATTATATTTCTAAACCACCAGATCTAAATAGATTGCTTAATACTGTGAGAAATGCTTTAGATCGTAAAGAACTTGTGGTGGAGAATTCTAGACTTAAGAAAAAGGTAGGGAAGAACTATCAAATGATAGGGGAGTCTCCTTCAATTTCTAAGATTAAGGAGATTATAGAAAAGGTAGCACCTACAGATGCCAGAGTCTTAATAACAGGTCCTAATGGTACTGGGAAAGAGCTTGTAGCTCATTGGTTACATCAAAAAAGTGACCGCTCTAATGGCCCTATGGTAGAAGTTAATTGCGCTGCGATTCCTTCAGAATTGATAGAGAGCGAATTGTTTGGCCATGTTAAAGGAGCTTTTACTTCGGCAAATAAAGATCGCGCCGGTAAATTTGAAGCTGCAAATGGTGGAACAATATTTCTAGATGAAATTGGAGATATGAGTCTGTCTGCTCAGGCTAAAGTGTTGAGAGCACTTCAGGAAAATAAGATTTCCAGAGTGGGAAGTGATAAGGATATTAAGGTAAATGTAAGAGTTGTAGCAGCTACCAATAAAGATCTTAAAAAGGAGATAGAAGAGAATAGATTTAGGGAAGATCTTTATCATAGACTAGCAGTAATTCTAGTTAAGGTACCTGCTCTTAATGAGCGAAGAGATGATATTCCATTACTTGTAGATTTCTTCTCAGATAAAATAGCGGAAGAACATGGTAGCAATAAAAAAGATTTTACCAAGCCGGCTATAGATCTTCTTAAAGAATATGACTATACAGGGAATATACGAGAATTGAGAAATGTAGTAGAACGTTTAATTATTCTTGGTGGCAAAGAAGTAACAGAAGAAGATGTAAAACTTTTTGCAAGTAAATTGTAG